From a region of the Daphnia magna isolate NIES linkage group LG1, ASM2063170v1.1, whole genome shotgun sequence genome:
- the LOC116916466 gene encoding uncharacterized protein LOC116916466: MGRTCVTPCCRTGYPLEKGKSQKIGPKPALFKAPKGPDLFKNWKQNLPRKEFLLTKSSFVSELHFLPEDVQNTYSGVPSDITALQTVRKRLRPGAVPVLWPVRMPKPSVKERDTKKETSKKERSSQLSKGKNSEEQQ; the protein is encoded by the exons ATGGGTAGGACGTGTGTGACACCATGCTGCAGAACTGGATATCCTCTAGAGAAAGGTAAAAGCCAGAAAATTGGACCAAAACCAGCACTGTTTAAAGCCCCAAAAGGCCCTGACTTGTTTAAGAATTGGAAACAGAATTTACCAaggaaagaatttttgttAACCAAGAGCTCTTTTGTGAGTGAGCTGCATTTTCTTCCAGAGGATGTACAAAACACATATTCTGGAGTTCCATCTGACATTACTGCACTTCAAACGGTACGCAAAAGATTAAGACCTGGGGCCGTGCCTGTTTTATGGCCTG TCAGGATGCCCAAACCATCTGTCAAGGAGagagacacaaaaaaagaaacctcCAAAAAAGAGAGATCGTCCCAACTCTCCAAAGGAAAGAACAGTGAAGAACAGCAGTGA
- the LOC123472444 gene encoding uncharacterized protein LOC123472444, translating to MRYENVYLINCVLFKMKSSRAYKFLREMQLLPLPGLSTIRRLMSSSQCVLGFNKLALENICEAMSGKSAHERWGGVMLDEMANAKGIDFDTCTLPWKGTVDYGGEISDLVPNGLADHILVFVFRPYLAGWIQPFAWFGTKGGASGTILVELIIKAFACLHNHGAIAKHVVFDGNQTNKSLMKQFGISGEEEGASCLDHPLQPDSKIHFMVDVPHLLKVVRNNMESHRCVQFQGHLVNYKHYEELFDFAKTKQITLGYHLSYAHIHPNNFQKMNVRLCAQLFSNKTAMAFNILRNQQEDTEGQKT from the exons ATGAGGTATGAAAATGTTTATCTCATCAACTGTGTGCTGTTCAAGATGAAAAGCAGCCGAGCCTACAAATTCCTACGAGAAATGCAGCTCCTACCGCTGCCAGGATTGTCTACCATACGAAGATTAATGAGCTCATCACAATGTGTTTTGGGCTTCAACAAACTAGCCTTGGAAAACATTTGTGAAGCAATGTCAGGAAAATCTGCACATGAACGTTGGGGTGGAGTAATGTTAGACGAGATGGCAAATGCCAAAGGAATCGATTTCGACACATGTACTCTTCCTTGGAAGGGAACTGTAGATTATGGTGGAGAAATCTCCGACTTGGTTCCCAATGGCCTTGCTGACCATATCCTGGTATTTGTTTTCCGACCCTACTTAGCTGGTTGGATACAACCTTTCGCTTGGTTCGGTACCAAAGGTGGTGCCTCTGGTACTATCTTGGTAGAACTAATCATCAAAGCTTTTGCATGCCTACACAATCATGGCGCAATTGCTAAACATGTCGTTTTTGATGGAAATCAAACGAACAAATCGTTAATGAAGCAATTTGGAATATCGGGAGAAGAAGAGGGAGCAAGTTGCCTTGATCATCCACTTCAACCTGATtccaaaattcattttatgGTGGACGTTCCACATTTATTGAAAGTTGTAAGAAACAATATGGAATCACATCGTTGTGTACAG tTCCAGGGACATTTGGTCAATTATAAACATTACGAGGAATTGTTTGATTTCGCAAAGACGAAGCAAATCACCCTTGGATATCACCTATCCTACGCTCACATCCACCCGAACAACtttcaaaaaatgaatgtTCGTTTATGCGCACAActattttcaaacaaaactgCGATGGCGTTCAACATCTTAAGGAATCAACAAGAAGACACAGAA GGACAGAAAACATAG
- the LOC123472453 gene encoding uncharacterized protein LOC123472453, translating to MLQALSETERVFEEHGKNVKMFVSETSLQAWRLTINSAINLIEEQFKAGIKVVLTGKFNQDPLERLFGIVRSVDSHPTVTSFLQIIRYVSLQSRLSFLMKQVKGSNIDNKEPLEMLVTMSQCLQQHAKYIDITVKDFKEAIKDKLLAELTIRYVDDIPKGGKNDFNLNLMVYDLCGYIVKTRKHLTACEVCKNLVRCHELDLPKDFTADQYTAMRNRGYLVYVTVPFFKTILVVELAIQSHFEDLNHIYIHDSFELCCAKIAELHTVPLFCDEHRDYNLKYVVMEYVKVRFHLESKRLRKLSVLQAKSKVQTNFKIAKNS from the exons ATGCTGCAAGCCCTCTCAGAAACTGAGCGTGTTTTTGAAGAACATGGAAAGAATGTTAAAATGTTCGTTTCCGAGACTAGTCTTCAAGCCTGGCGTCTAACTATAAATAGTGCAATAAATCTGATCGAGGAGCAATTCAAAGCAGGAATTAAAGTTGTACTAACAGGAAAATTTAATCAAGATCCTCTAGAGAG gcTGTTTGGAATCGTTCGTTCGGTAGATAGCCACCCAACGGTGACatcttttttgcaaatcattCGATACGTTTCTCTACAATCTCGCCTGAGTTTTCTTatgaagcaagtgaaaggAAGTAATATCGACAATAAGGAGCCACTTGAGATGCTGGTAACGATGTCCCAGTGTCTCCAACAACACGCAAAATACATTGACATCACCGTGAAGGACTTTAAGGAAGCCATCAAAGATAAGTTGCTCGCCGAATTAACTATACGTTATGTAGACGACATACCAAAAGGAGGTaaaaatgatttcaatttaaactTGATGGTGTATGACCTTTGTGGTTACATCGTAAAAACGAGGAAACATTTAACTGCTTGCGAAGTCTGTAAGAATTTGGTGCGTTGCCACGAACTTGACTTACCTAAAGATTTCACTGCTGACCAATATACAGCAATGAGAAATCGTGGTTATCTAGTCTACGTAACGgtacctttttttaaaactattctTGTTGTTGAACTGGCAATTCAATCTCATTTTGAAGATCTCAACCACATCTACATCCACGATTCATTTGAATTGTGTTGTGCCAAAATTGCAGAGTTACACACTGTTCCACTTTTCTGTGACGAACACAGAGATTATAACCTAAAATACGTAGTAATGGAGTATGTAAAGGTACGTTTTCATTTAGAGAGCAAGCGTCTTAGAAAACTGTCGGTGTTGCAAGCCAAATCCAAAGTGCAAACCAACTTCAAAATAGCTAAGAATTCGTAA